A window of Clostridium botulinum BKT015925 contains these coding sequences:
- a CDS encoding AI-2E family transporter, with product MFDKLKIKYWDIIIAVLVSFIGIQLIINYKVILKILGDVINILMPFIVAFAIAYILNPIMKFIEKKLKVNRTISVLFTYILIIILITIFSMTVIPKVFNSGMDMVDKMPEFAQKMYSWVNSHISSKLMNSGSGNFVRDNAGKWIEKFSAISSTWLAVALNQIVSTTTSLINFVFGLIISIYMLYDKEKFKQNSKNLVYILLSEKWGNKLINVARNVDEMVGTYIGIKAIDSFIIGIICFVGLMLFKCPYVLIISIIVMVTNMIPYFGPFMGMIPPFLINVFYDPKKAFGILIFLVLLQQFDAWILEPKLVSDRVGVSPFLVILGITVFGSLFGIIGMLLASPIMAVLNIYVGGWFRRKVQEFNKTKEIK from the coding sequence TTGTTTGATAAGCTTAAAATCAAATACTGGGATATAATAATAGCAGTTCTTGTATCGTTTATAGGAATACAACTAATTATAAATTATAAAGTTATATTAAAAATATTAGGTGATGTAATAAATATACTTATGCCTTTTATAGTAGCTTTTGCTATAGCATATATTTTAAATCCTATAATGAAGTTTATAGAAAAAAAATTAAAAGTTAATAGAACTATAAGTGTATTATTTACATATATATTAATCATAATTTTGATAACTATTTTTTCTATGACTGTAATTCCAAAAGTATTTAATAGTGGAATGGACATGGTAGATAAAATGCCTGAATTTGCTCAAAAAATGTATTCATGGGTAAACAGTCATATTTCAAGTAAACTTATGAACTCGGGATCAGGAAATTTTGTTAGAGATAATGCAGGAAAATGGATAGAAAAATTTAGTGCTATATCTTCAACATGGCTTGCTGTAGCACTAAATCAAATTGTATCTACAACTACATCTTTAATAAATTTTGTATTTGGGCTTATAATATCAATATATATGTTATATGATAAAGAAAAGTTCAAGCAGAATTCAAAGAATCTAGTATACATATTATTAAGCGAAAAATGGGGAAATAAATTAATAAATGTTGCAAGAAATGTAGATGAAATGGTAGGAACATATATAGGTATAAAAGCAATAGATTCTTTTATTATAGGTATAATATGCTTTGTAGGACTTATGTTATTTAAATGTCCTTATGTATTGATTATATCTATTATAGTAATGGTAACTAATATGATACCTTACTTCGGACCATTTATGGGAATGATACCACCATTTTTAATAAATGTTTTTTATGATCCTAAAAAAGCCTTTGGAATTCTAATATTTTTAGTTTTATTACAGCAGTTTGATGCATGGATATTAGAACCTAAGCTAGTTAGTGACAGAGTAGGAGTAAGTCCATTCTTAGTTATATTAGGTATAACTGTTTTTGGAAGTTTATTTGGTATTATAGGAATGTTACTTGCATCTCCAATTATGGCAGTTTTAAATATATATGTTGGTGGTTGGTTTAGAAGAAAAGTTCAAGAATTTAATAAAACTAAAGAAATTAAATAG
- a CDS encoding HsmA family protein translates to MLAKAIVFITLALIFYTVGVFGEKSQGVLKKWHVIIFWMGLVCDTLGTRFMGDIAGSMFQMNLHGVTGIMAILLMLFHALWATTVLIKDNEETKKRFHKFSIVVWIIWLVPYISGMIVGMSQ, encoded by the coding sequence ATGTTAGCAAAAGCCATAGTTTTTATAACATTAGCTCTTATATTTTATACAGTCGGAGTTTTTGGTGAGAAGTCACAGGGAGTTTTGAAAAAATGGCATGTTATAATATTTTGGATGGGACTTGTTTGTGATACATTGGGTACAAGATTTATGGGTGACATAGCTGGTTCTATGTTTCAAATGAATCTTCATGGGGTAACTGGTATTATGGCAATATTGCTTATGTTATTTCACGCTTTATGGGCTACTACTGTATTGATAAAGGACAATGAAGAAACTAAAAAAAGATTCCATAAATTCAGTATAGTTGTTTGGATTATATGGTTAGTTCCTTATATATCAGGTATGATTGTTGGAATGAGTCAATAG
- a CDS encoding MarR family winged helix-turn-helix transcriptional regulator — protein sequence MSCTSGFKIALLIKEINSKINFKVTEELKNIGLTVPQITAIKFIAHRKKVTSSELSEEMSITKATVSGIIDRLEKMNIIKRVRSKEDRRIVYIVFSDEGLNLAKDIKDIMNGCFENIFNNVSEEELVTIDNHLSSLLKVIEEHL from the coding sequence ATGAGTTGTACATCTGGATTTAAAATTGCATTACTTATTAAAGAGATAAATTCTAAAATAAATTTTAAAGTTACAGAGGAATTAAAAAATATAGGTTTAACTGTTCCTCAAATTACAGCTATAAAATTTATAGCACATAGAAAAAAAGTAACGTCATCTGAACTTAGTGAGGAGATGAGTATTACTAAGGCTACTGTATCTGGTATTATAGATAGATTAGAAAAGATGAATATAATTAAACGAGTAAGGAGTAAAGAAGACAGAAGAATTGTATATATAGTTTTTTCTGATGAAGGATTAAATTTGGCTAAGGATATAAAAGATATAATGAATGGTTGTTTTGAAAATATATTTAATAATGTTTCGGAAGAAGAGTTAGTTACCATAGATAATCATTTAAGTTCACTATTGAAAGTAATAGAAGAACATTTATAA
- a CDS encoding NAD(P)/FAD-dependent oxidoreductase encodes MYRQFVQGNPMFTSINKVPRQYPYLTENISTEIVIVGGGVTGAILGYYFTKHNIPCVILEKNRIAHCSTSATTALLEYELDDNLKELSSIISLEKLLRVYKLGISALNEIDIFIKENGNKCNYIKKDALLYTSRNLEKKELYEEYNLRKENGFNVEFIDEYNNPFSFDLKAGIYSKDGGIQLDPYKFTHELLEVGCNNGLKVYENTEVIDVNYINDGVEVETIYGCKVKGKKIVVATGYNTTLFTKRKLGTKYTTFSIGTKVIRSFDGWFNRALIRDNSNPYNYLRTTWDNRIIIGGEDINFSDNIINADIANKKYDILEQRLKSMFNNIKDIEIQYRYCGTFISTKDNLGFMGPEPTNNKLWYCLGYGANGILFTILGAMMLTEFYYGIKNRDLDLFKIDRFDS; translated from the coding sequence ATGTATAGACAGTTTGTACAGGGAAATCCTATGTTTACTTCAATAAATAAAGTACCTAGACAATATCCTTATTTAACGGAAAATATAAGTACAGAAATTGTAATAGTTGGTGGTGGAGTTACAGGGGCTATTTTAGGATATTATTTTACAAAACATAATATACCTTGTGTGATATTGGAGAAGAATAGAATAGCCCATTGTAGTACTAGTGCTACCACAGCTCTATTAGAATATGAACTTGATGATAATTTAAAAGAGTTGAGTTCAATAATTTCATTAGAAAAGTTATTAAGAGTATATAAATTAGGGATTAGTGCATTAAATGAGATAGATATCTTTATAAAGGAAAATGGAAATAAGTGCAATTATATAAAAAAGGATGCGTTATTATATACTAGTAGAAATTTAGAGAAGAAAGAACTTTATGAAGAATATAATTTAAGAAAAGAAAATGGTTTTAATGTAGAATTTATAGATGAATATAATAATCCTTTTAGTTTTGATTTAAAGGCTGGTATTTATAGCAAAGATGGAGGAATACAGTTAGATCCTTATAAATTTACTCACGAATTATTGGAAGTAGGATGTAATAACGGTTTAAAGGTTTATGAAAATACAGAAGTTATAGATGTTAATTATATAAACGATGGAGTTGAAGTAGAAACCATATATGGATGTAAGGTTAAGGGTAAAAAAATAGTAGTTGCAACAGGATATAATACAACATTGTTTACAAAACGTAAATTGGGTACTAAGTATACTACTTTTAGTATAGGAACAAAAGTAATTAGAAGTTTTGATGGTTGGTTTAATAGAGCCTTAATTAGAGATAATAGCAATCCTTATAATTATTTGCGTACTACTTGGGATAATAGAATTATTATAGGTGGAGAAGACATAAATTTTTCAGATAACATAATTAATGCAGATATTGCAAATAAGAAATATGATATATTAGAGCAGAGATTAAAATCTATGTTTAATAATATTAAAGATATAGAGATTCAATATAGATACTGTGGAACATTTATATCAACAAAGGACAACTTAGGATTTATGGGACCAGAGCCTACTAACAATAAATTATGGTATTGTCTAGGATATGGAGCTAATGGAATACTGTTTACTATATTAGGTGCAATGATGCTTACAGAATTTTATTATGGTATTAAAAATAGAGATTTGGATTTGTTTAAAATAGATAGATTTGACTCATAA